Proteins from one Xenorhabdus griffiniae genomic window:
- a CDS encoding LemA family protein, with protein sequence MNPLLIATFIIIILSVLLFYYLNDIYNKVVTLKNYTEKAFANIDVLLKQRADEIPGLLRTTEQAMSHQKALLLELAELREHYFASPDINQKIEINNKITHVLQSINLLIENYPHLQALKNLHKLQNRIASLENKIADRREFFNESVALYNTGIQTFPNLIFAKILGYQPRTMLDISTTDE encoded by the coding sequence ATGAACCCCCTTCTGATCGCAACTTTTATCATTATTATTTTGTCGGTTTTGTTGTTCTATTATTTGAATGATATTTACAATAAGGTTGTTACGCTGAAAAATTACACCGAAAAAGCCTTTGCCAATATTGATGTATTGCTAAAACAGCGGGCAGATGAAATCCCTGGATTATTAAGGACTACCGAACAGGCTATGTCGCACCAAAAAGCATTGCTGTTGGAACTCGCAGAGCTAAGAGAGCATTACTTTGCCAGCCCAGATATTAATCAAAAGATAGAGATTAACAATAAAATCACCCACGTTTTACAAAGTATAAATTTATTAATAGAAAACTACCCTCACTTACAGGCACTAAAAAACCTGCATAAATTGCAAAATCGGATAGCTTCACTGGAAAACAAAATCGCTGATCGCCGTGAATTTTTTAATGAAAGTGTCGCTCTCTATAATACTGGCATCCAAACCTTCCCTAATTTGATATTTGCTAAAATATTAGGTTATCAGCCACGAACTATGCTTGATATCAGTACCACTGATGAATAA
- a CDS encoding rhomboid family intramembrane serine protease — translation MAVWFKQRLYMLIGLASILVIIQLLNALTDGSLTYLGIIPRDVRGLIGIPLSPFLHGSWGHLFSNLPVLLVLSALLMIHSIRYYVIASLFIIFTEGIMVWLFGRTAIHIGASGWVFGLWGLLLANAYFLKRIKDLFFALLVLIYYKGIAFGLLPWQEYISTEGHIFGAISGIVFSWMTKKWLITNR, via the coding sequence ATGGCAGTATGGTTTAAGCAACGCCTTTATATGCTAATAGGGTTAGCATCAATTCTTGTCATCATCCAGCTGCTTAATGCCCTAACCGATGGATCATTAACCTATCTCGGTATTATTCCCCGTGATGTTCGGGGATTGATAGGTATTCCCCTATCTCCTTTCCTGCATGGCAGTTGGGGACATTTATTCAGCAACCTTCCTGTATTATTGGTATTAAGTGCATTATTGATGATCCATTCCATCCGTTATTATGTTATTGCCAGTCTGTTTATTATCTTTACAGAAGGAATTATGGTCTGGTTATTTGGCCGCACCGCTATTCATATCGGTGCCAGCGGCTGGGTTTTTGGCCTGTGGGGATTATTGCTGGCTAATGCTTATTTCCTGAAGCGAATAAAAGATCTCTTCTTTGCACTTCTGGTGCTTATCTACTACAAAGGAATTGCCTTCGGTTTGTTACCATGGCAAGAATACATTTCAACCGAAGGACATATTTTTGGCGCTATCTCAGGGATAGTTTTCTCTTGGATGACCAAAAAGTGGCTCATCACAAATCGTTAG
- a CDS encoding LemA family protein gives MEIMITIIIFFFFLISGIIGGIRLYNRLVLLRNNVDNAFANIDVILKQQAEQIPALIAIVSKAMSHERGIFTTLSAARQNYLNSGSLPEKIHASNQMEQALKTVIAISENYPMLISGENFIELQKAVSNVEDKLARRRESFNDAVTTYNIGIQVFPALIVARALKYQPLPLLEISAEEKKYNGIRFE, from the coding sequence ATGGAAATTATGATCACGATTATAATATTTTTCTTCTTTCTTATCAGTGGGATAATCGGGGGAATCCGTCTCTATAACAGATTAGTTTTACTACGTAATAACGTTGATAATGCTTTCGCCAATATCGACGTTATATTGAAGCAACAGGCAGAGCAGATACCCGCTTTAATCGCTATCGTTTCCAAAGCGATGTCCCATGAGCGAGGGATCTTTACAACGCTCAGTGCTGCCCGCCAGAATTACCTAAATTCTGGTTCTCTGCCTGAAAAAATTCATGCCTCCAATCAGATGGAACAGGCATTGAAAACCGTCATAGCCATCTCAGAAAATTATCCTATGCTGATTTCCGGTGAGAATTTTATTGAGCTCCAGAAAGCAGTCAGCAACGTAGAAGATAAACTCGCACGCCGACGTGAAAGTTTTAACGATGCTGTGACAACTTACAACATTGGTATTCAAGTTTTTCCGGCACTCATTGTCGCAAGGGCGCTGAAATACCAACCTCTTCCTCTGTTAGAAATTTCGGCAGAAGAGAAGAAATATAACGGCATTCGGTTTGAATAA
- a CDS encoding flavin-containing monooxygenase, whose product MSNHYDVLIIGVGVSGIGMACHLARECPNKKVGILERRHNIGGTWDLFRYPGIRTDSDMMSYGYKFRPWTDTSIFADGPSIRRYLHSVATEYEVDKKIQFGLRVTQTDWSNETCQWTVTAIDEATEEIRQFTCHFLIMATGYYNYDEPHLPKFPGLEDFNGPIIHPQYWPEELDYKGKRVVVIGSGATAVTLLPAMANDTEHITMLQRSPGYILSIPGRDKMAELLKGVIPQRWIYTLSKNRNILFFSSLYKISRYFPNLLRSFLLGLARRKVGSDFDMKHLTPKYMPWDERLCFVPDSNLFNVLKEGKASIVTDQIERITANGILLQSGKELPADIIVTATGLKLHLMGGIELFIDGQKPQSHSQLLYKGTLVQDIPNFAYLVGYINNAWTLKIDLSAEYICRLLNEMDRRHAKIVTPHAQPDEVVVNEHIFGALRSGYVRRGESGLPRQGRSQNWHVSHDYKKDKEVFGQSINDTALRWK is encoded by the coding sequence ATGAGTAATCATTATGATGTTTTAATCATAGGCGTTGGAGTTTCTGGTATTGGTATGGCGTGTCATTTGGCAAGGGAATGTCCCAATAAAAAAGTGGGGATCTTAGAACGTCGCCATAATATAGGGGGAACTTGGGATTTATTTCGCTATCCAGGTATTCGTACAGATTCGGATATGATGAGCTACGGCTATAAATTCCGTCCTTGGACAGATACCAGTATTTTTGCTGATGGACCTTCAATTAGGCGCTATCTCCATTCAGTAGCAACAGAATATGAAGTTGATAAGAAAATACAGTTCGGGTTGAGAGTCACTCAAACTGACTGGTCAAATGAAACTTGCCAATGGACTGTTACTGCAATTGATGAAGCCACTGAAGAAATACGGCAATTTACCTGCCATTTTCTTATCATGGCGACAGGTTACTACAACTATGATGAACCTCATTTACCCAAATTTCCTGGTCTTGAAGATTTCAACGGCCCAATCATTCATCCTCAATATTGGCCCGAAGAATTGGACTATAAAGGAAAGCGAGTCGTTGTGATTGGAAGTGGCGCAACCGCGGTCACTTTACTGCCGGCAATGGCTAACGATACTGAACATATCACCATGCTACAGCGTTCTCCTGGCTACATTTTATCGATACCTGGAAGGGATAAGATGGCAGAATTGCTAAAGGGCGTTATTCCCCAACGTTGGATTTACACGTTAAGTAAAAATCGCAATATCTTATTCTTCAGTTCGTTGTATAAGATAAGTCGATATTTTCCCAACCTGCTCAGATCGTTTTTATTGGGATTGGCTCGCAGAAAGGTTGGTTCTGATTTTGACATGAAACACTTGACGCCAAAGTACATGCCATGGGATGAACGATTGTGTTTTGTTCCCGACAGTAATCTGTTTAATGTACTGAAAGAAGGCAAAGCCTCTATCGTTACCGATCAGATTGAACGTATTACTGCAAATGGTATTTTGTTGCAATCTGGTAAGGAATTACCCGCAGATATCATAGTGACAGCGACGGGGCTGAAATTACATCTTATGGGGGGAATAGAACTTTTTATTGATGGACAAAAGCCACAAAGTCATAGCCAATTGTTATATAAGGGAACATTGGTACAGGATATTCCTAATTTTGCTTATCTGGTTGGCTATATCAATAATGCCTGGACATTAAAAATTGATCTCTCAGCTGAATATATTTGTCGTTTATTAAATGAGATGGATCGCCGCCACGCCAAGATTGTCACACCACATGCGCAACCCGATGAAGTTGTGGTTAATGAGCATATTTTTGGTGCCTTGCGTTCAGGTTATGTGAGACGTGGTGAATCTGGTCTTCCTCGTCAGGGACGTAGCCAAAATTGGCATGTTTCACATGATTACAAAAAGGATAAAGAGGTATTTGGGCAATCTATTAATGATACGGCATTACGGTGGAAGTAA